The nucleotide window AACGCCGCAAAATGTTCATTTAAAAGGTGTTTATACGATGGTTATTAAGCGAGACCAAGAAATCGTCAATGAGTGGATGCTTTATACATTTGTCGCACATGGTATTGCAGGTGTTCCTTATCAGGAAACAAAGGAAGGTGTGCTTGGTTGGTTTGATATTGAGCAATTACACCATTTACCAATGGCTGAAGGGGATCGAACAAATTTATTGTTTGTTGCATCACAACAAGGGATGCAATATGGTACTTTTGAATATACAGAGCAATTTGAGCTTTTAAAAGAAACAATACAAAATTCACAGGAATAATAAGTGAAGGGAGAACTATCGATTATGGAAAATCAAGTATATGCACAAGAGCTAGTAATTATTTCAGGAATGTCAGGTGCTGGAAAGACGGTGGCAGTGCAAAGCTTTGAGGATTTAGGTTTTTATTGTGTCGATAATATCCCGCCAGAGCTACTTACGACATTTTTAGCCTTAATGCGTGATTCAGAGCGGAAAATTTCACGCATTGCTGTTGTGATGGACTTGCGCGGACATCAATTTTTTGAGTCGGTACCAGAGGTGTTAAAGGAGCTGGCAAATCAAGAGGAGACTCAAGGAAATATTTTATTTTTAGATGCTGATGATGAAACCTTAGTGAGACGCTATAAAGAAACACGTCGCTCACACCCTTTAGCGCCAGCAGGCTTATTGCTAGATGGCATTAAATTAGAGCGCCAATTGCTTGCGGAAATTAAAAGCCAGGCAAAAACTGTTATTAATACATCCAAGCTGAAGCCTAGAGAGCTACGCGAAATGATTACGAGCAAATTTGCACATTCAAATAAGCCAATTTTTTCAGTGAACGTTATGTCCTTTGGCTTTAAGCATGGTATGCCAATCGATGCAGATTTAGTTTTTGATGTACGCTTTTTGAAAAATCCATATTATGTGGAGGAGCTACGTCAAAAGACAGGCTTGCAAACAGAAGTTTCCTCTTATGTTTTAGCAACAGAGGAAACACAGCAGTTAATTAGCAAACTAACAGATTTACTTCAATTTATGGTGCCTCTTTATAAAAAAGAGGGGAAATCACAGCTCGTCATAGCCTTTGGTTGTACAGGTGGGCAGCATCGCTCTGTGACATTAGCTGAATATTTCGGAAAGCTGCTTAACCAAATAGAGCATACTGTCGTGACACATCGAGATATTAAACATAGAAAGGCTTGATGAGATGGAAAAACACAATAAAAAAATCGTAGTCATCGGTGGGGGCACAGGGCTTTCTACCGTTATACGAGGGCTAAAAAAGAAGCCCTTCGATATTACAGCTATCGTAACGGTAGCCGATGATGGCGGGTCTTCAGGGCGCCTTCGCGATGATTACGATATTCCGCCACCAGGCGATATACGTAATGTCATTGCTGCACTTTCTGATGTGGAGCCGCTCGTTGAACAAATGTTTCAATATCGTTTCGCTCATTCGGAGGATTTAAGTGGACATTCATTAGGGAATTTAATGCTAACAGCATTGACGGATATTACAGGTGACTTTAGCCATGCTATCGCAGAAATGAGCAAAGTATTAAATGTACATGGCAAAGTATTACCTGCTTCTAATAAAAAAATAACATTGCATGCCGAGCTAGTAGATGGAACATATATTGAAGGCGAATCGCGCATTCCACATGCAGAGGCAGCAGTAAAGCGCGTATTTTTATCGCCTCAAGATGTAACACCATTGCCAGCAGCAATTCGTGCGATACATAGTGCAGACTATATTTTAATTGGCCCAGGAAGCTTATATACGAGCATTATCCCGAATTTGTTAGTAGAAGAATTAGGCACCGCCGTTATTCGCTCAAAGGCGGAGAAAATATATATTTGCAATTTGATGACGCAAAAGGGTGAAACGCTAAATTATAGTGCAGCAGACCATATTGAAGCGATCCATGCACACATGAAAGCACCATTTATTCAAAAAGCACTTGTTAATAATTTTGCGATGCCACAAGAAGTGATTGATAGTTATCAGGCCGAATGTGCAGAGCCTGTGGAAGTAGATGTGGAACGCATTGAGCAAATGGGTATTGAAGTGATTCAAAAGGAAATCGCCCGCATTAAAAATAATACGGTGCGCCATCATGCAACGAATGTAGCGCAATGGCTAGAAGAATACAGCGAACAAAAACAAAGAAAAAAGAAAATGTAGTTTGGCTATAAAAGTACGAACCGCAACGAAGAAAGGGGGAACTACCGATGTCGTTTGCATCAGAAACAAAAAAAGAGCTAACACAGGTCGAGGCTGATGATGAGAGCTTAAAGGCGGAGGTTTCTGCATTAATTCGCATGAATGGCTCTTTATCATTTACAAATCGTCAGCTTAGCTTAGATATTCAAACGGAAAATGCAGCAATTGCCAGACGACTTTATACAATCGTCAAAAAGCTTTACCCATATAATGTTGAACTACTTGTGCGTAAAAAGATGCGCTTAAAGAAAAATAATGTATATATTTGTCGCGTACGTGAAGGTGCACGTGAATTGTTAACAGATTTGCAAATTATTTCAGATGAATTTCAATTTAATCATGACATCTCTGAATCCCTTGTACAAAAAAATAGCCATAAAAGAGCCTATTTACGTGGAGCCTTTTTAGCAGGGGGCTCTGTCAATAATCCAGAAACATCGTCCTATCATTTAGAAATTTATTCGTTATATAAAGAGCATGGTGAAGCACTCGCCAGCTTGATGAATACATTCCAGCTAAATGCTAAAACGATTGAACGGAAAAAAGGCTTTGTGACGTATTTAAAAGAAGCGGAGAAAATTTCAGATTTTTTAAGCTTAGTAGGAGCACATCAGGCAATGCTAAAATTTGAAGATGTGCGCATTGTGAGAGATATGAGGAACAGTGTAAACCGCATTGTAAACTGTGAAACGGCGAATTTGAATAAAACGATTGGAGCAGCGTTGCGCCAAGTTGAAAATATACGCTATATTGATAATGCTATCGGATTGGACCAGCTACCCGAAAAGCTGCGCGAAATTGCACGCCTACGTGTAGAATATCAAGATGTAACATTGAAGGAGCTTGGTGAAATGGTATCAACAGGCGTTGTCAGCAAATCGGGTGTTAACCACCGCCTGCGCAAAATTGATGAAATTGCTGAAGCGCTTCGCCGTGGTGAAAAAATATAAAATAATTGTGAAAACGAATACATTGTCCTTTTTCTATTAATTCGGTAAGATAAAGCTAGATAGATGAACGGTATAGGAAAGGGAGAAACGTAGATGATTGAAAACCAAGTAGAAGTTAAATTGAAATCAGGATTGCAGGCGAGACAGGCGGCGCTTTTTGTACAGCAAGCAAATCGCTATAAATCCGATATTTTTTTACAAAAGGATAATAAAAAAGTAAATGCAAAATCCATTATGGGCGTCATGAGCTTAGCAATTGCTAGAGGCACACAGCTGACTTTAATTGCTGCTGGCGACGATGCTGAAAAAGCTGTTGCTACATTGACGCAATTTATTGAACAGGAAGACTAAGAGGGAAAAGCGATGTATCAATGCAGAGAAGCCTCACGCGAAGAAATTCAATTTGTTGAGGATGAATTAGCAAAATATAAAATTTTTTGAAGAAATAAAATAGCTGCCAGAAAAGTCATAGCTTTTCTGGCAGCTTTCTTTAATTAAAACCGATAAACCTTTATTGCTTGCTCATTTCTATTCAAATGCTAGTTGTCATGAATTAAAAAAGTCAATCATATGTAAGTTTAAAGAGAGGTGGATAAGGCTCCATCGGTACAGTGTGATTTCGCCTTTATCCATGGACTCCCTCTTATGAGTCAATTAGGCTGCTAAAACTAATTGCTCATAAATCAGGTCTTGCTATACAAAATATTATATTGAAACAGTAAAATGGCGCCCTCGGAGGGAATCGAACCCCCAGCGGAAGAACCGGAATCTTCAGTGTTATCCATTACACCACGAGGACAAGTGCAAAAATTGTGCAAAGCTCTGAATGGTGATAAAATTGTCGTATGTGCAAAAATTAACGACTTTCCCATTATACAAATGTCAGACGAATATTTCAACATAAATTTGTAGAGTTTATATTTGACCTTTCTTGACTATAATGTGTATGATAAGGATACAGTTGAAGAAGCTTAACTTTTCAACAATTTAGTATATGAATTTACCTTTTATAAAGGAGGATTTTTCAATGAATTTAATTCCTACAGTTATTGAACAAACAAACCGAGGTGAGCGTGCTTATGATATTTATTCACGCTTGCTAAAAGATCGCATCATTTTATTAGGGAGCGCAATTGATGACAATGTAGCGAACTCTATCGTAGCACAGCTATTATTTTTAGAGGCAGAGGACCCAGATAAGGATATTTCCTTATACATCAACTCTCCTGGTGGTTCCATTACGGCTGGCATGGCAATTTACGATACAATGAACTTCATTAAGCCAAAAGTGCAAACAATTTGTATCGGCATGGCTGCATCAATGGGTGCCTTTTTATTAACAGCTGGTGAGCCAGGCAAACGCTTTGCTTTACCGAATGCTGAAGTGATGATTCACCAACCACTTGGTGGCGCACAAGGGCAAGCAACTGAAATCGAAATTGCTGCAAAACGCATTTTACACTTACGTGAAAAATTAAATACAATCATGGCTGAAAAAACTGGTCAAGATTATGCAACA belongs to Lysinibacillus louembei and includes:
- a CDS encoding NUDIX hydrolase — encoded protein: MQRIANLLAIQDGKILLLQKPRRGWYVAPGGKMESGESIYDAAIREFQEETNTTPQNVHLKGVYTMVIKRDQEIVNEWMLYTFVAHGIAGVPYQETKEGVLGWFDIEQLHHLPMAEGDRTNLLFVASQQGMQYGTFEYTEQFELLKETIQNSQE
- a CDS encoding gluconeogenesis factor YvcK family protein; translated protein: MEKHNKKIVVIGGGTGLSTVIRGLKKKPFDITAIVTVADDGGSSGRLRDDYDIPPPGDIRNVIAALSDVEPLVEQMFQYRFAHSEDLSGHSLGNLMLTALTDITGDFSHAIAEMSKVLNVHGKVLPASNKKITLHAELVDGTYIEGESRIPHAEAAVKRVFLSPQDVTPLPAAIRAIHSADYILIGPGSLYTSIIPNLLVEELGTAVIRSKAEKIYICNLMTQKGETLNYSAADHIEAIHAHMKAPFIQKALVNNFAMPQEVIDSYQAECAEPVEVDVERIEQMGIEVIQKEIARIKNNTVRHHATNVAQWLEEYSEQKQRKKKM
- the rapZ gene encoding RNase adapter RapZ is translated as MENQVYAQELVIISGMSGAGKTVAVQSFEDLGFYCVDNIPPELLTTFLALMRDSERKISRIAVVMDLRGHQFFESVPEVLKELANQEETQGNILFLDADDETLVRRYKETRRSHPLAPAGLLLDGIKLERQLLAEIKSQAKTVINTSKLKPRELREMITSKFAHSNKPIFSVNVMSFGFKHGMPIDADLVFDVRFLKNPYYVEELRQKTGLQTEVSSYVLATEETQQLISKLTDLLQFMVPLYKKEGKSQLVIAFGCTGGQHRSVTLAEYFGKLLNQIEHTVVTHRDIKHRKA
- a CDS encoding HPr family phosphocarrier protein, yielding MIENQVEVKLKSGLQARQAALFVQQANRYKSDIFLQKDNKKVNAKSIMGVMSLAIARGTQLTLIAAGDDAEKAVATLTQFIEQED
- the clpP gene encoding ATP-dependent Clp endopeptidase proteolytic subunit ClpP, yielding MNLIPTVIEQTNRGERAYDIYSRLLKDRIILLGSAIDDNVANSIVAQLLFLEAEDPDKDISLYINSPGGSITAGMAIYDTMNFIKPKVQTICIGMAASMGAFLLTAGEPGKRFALPNAEVMIHQPLGGAQGQATEIEIAAKRILHLREKLNTIMAEKTGQDYATISRDTDRDNFMTAEQAKAYGLIDEIIDRNQVK
- the whiA gene encoding DNA-binding protein WhiA yields the protein MSFASETKKELTQVEADDESLKAEVSALIRMNGSLSFTNRQLSLDIQTENAAIARRLYTIVKKLYPYNVELLVRKKMRLKKNNVYICRVREGARELLTDLQIISDEFQFNHDISESLVQKNSHKRAYLRGAFLAGGSVNNPETSSYHLEIYSLYKEHGEALASLMNTFQLNAKTIERKKGFVTYLKEAEKISDFLSLVGAHQAMLKFEDVRIVRDMRNSVNRIVNCETANLNKTIGAALRQVENIRYIDNAIGLDQLPEKLREIARLRVEYQDVTLKELGEMVSTGVVSKSGVNHRLRKIDEIAEALRRGEKI